The DNA segment CCGCCCACACTATGGACACCCTTGACAGCGCGGGCGACCGCTTGCGTACTCTCGGTGCACGGCCCTGCTGAGGGGCTCGGCCGTGACCGCGCCGTCCGTACGGCGCACCCGTGTGAAGGCATCACCCGTTCCGACGTTCGACCGATCGCGTCACGGAGCCTTCGCATGTCATCCGACACCCTCGCCCACGCACCCACCGCCCCGGAGATACCCGGGCCCCCGGCCGTCCCCCGGATCGTGCCCCAGCGCCGCTACGGACAGTGGACCGCCGCCGTCGTCGTCCTCGTCCTGCTCGGCCTCGCCCTCGACTCCGTGGTCCGCAACCGCGCGTTCCAGTGGGACGTGGTCGCCGCGTACTTCACCACCGGCTCGGTGCTGCGCGGACTGTGGCTCACGCTCTGGCTGACCGCCGTGGTGATGGTCCTCGGCTTCGCCCTCGGCACCCTGCTCGCCGCGTTCCGGCTCTCCGCCAACCCCGTGCTGCGCGCCGTCGGCTGGGGCTATGTCTGGCTGTTCCGGTCCATCCCGATCCTGGTGCAGCTGCTGCTGTGGTTCAACATCGGGGCGCTGTACCCGACCGTCCTCGGGGTGAGGACGGTGAACCTGCTCGGCCCGGTCGCCGTCGCCGTCGTCGGGCTCACCCTGCACGAGGCCGCCTACGCCGCCGAGGTGGTGCGCGGCGGCATCCTCTCCGTCGACCGGGGGCAGATCGAGGCCGCCCAGGCGCTCGGCCTGAGCCGGTGGCGCCGCTGGCGGCGGATCGTGCTGCCGCAGGCGATGCGCTCCATCGTGCCGCCCGCCGGCAACATGCTGATCGGCACCCTCAAGGGCACCTCCATCGTCAGCGTGATCGCGGTCGACGACCTGCTGTTCTCGGCCCAGTTGATCTATCACCGCACCTACCAGGTCATCCCGCTGCTGATGGTCGCCACCCTCTGGTACGCGGTGGTCACCACCGTGCTCGGCAT comes from the Streptomyces sp. SUK 48 genome and includes:
- a CDS encoding amino acid ABC transporter permease produces the protein MSSDTLAHAPTAPEIPGPPAVPRIVPQRRYGQWTAAVVVLVLLGLALDSVVRNRAFQWDVVAAYFTTGSVLRGLWLTLWLTAVVMVLGFALGTLLAAFRLSANPVLRAVGWGYVWLFRSIPILVQLLLWFNIGALYPTVLGVRTVNLLGPVAVAVVGLTLHEAAYAAEVVRGGILSVDRGQIEAAQALGLSRWRRWRRIVLPQAMRSIVPPAGNMLIGTLKGTSIVSVIAVDDLLFSAQLIYHRTYQVIPLLMVATLWYAVVTTVLGIGQVYVEKYYARGTGGAR